Proteins co-encoded in one Kutzneria chonburiensis genomic window:
- a CDS encoding helical backbone metal receptor produces the protein MARTERDDLGREVTLPAEVRRVVSLVPSLTEAIAAIDAGLLVAATQWCTHPVDLDVERVRGTKNPDTRRIAELRPDLVVVNKEENREIDVRRLEDAGVPVWVTVVEDVPSALSSLDRLITVALGHPEPAWLAGAHAQLDGPVLEPEKSALVAIWRDPWMVVGSRTFATDLLARVGVRNVYADHADRYPKQELAELRAADLVILPDEPYVFTATDGPECFDADRVRLVSGRMLTWYGPSLATAVRTLRGQLGLDSDGLA, from the coding sequence GTGGCCCGTACTGAACGTGACGACCTCGGCCGGGAGGTCACCCTGCCGGCCGAGGTGCGCCGGGTGGTGTCCCTGGTGCCGTCCCTGACCGAGGCGATCGCGGCGATCGACGCCGGCCTGCTCGTGGCGGCCACGCAGTGGTGCACCCACCCGGTCGACCTGGACGTCGAGCGGGTCAGGGGCACGAAGAACCCCGACACCCGCCGGATCGCCGAGCTGCGCCCGGACCTCGTGGTCGTGAACAAGGAGGAGAACCGGGAGATCGACGTCCGGCGGCTGGAAGACGCCGGCGTGCCGGTGTGGGTGACGGTGGTCGAGGACGTCCCCAGCGCGCTGAGCTCGTTGGATCGGCTGATCACGGTCGCGCTGGGCCACCCGGAGCCGGCCTGGCTCGCCGGAGCTCACGCCCAGCTGGACGGGCCGGTGCTGGAGCCGGAGAAGTCGGCGCTGGTGGCCATTTGGCGGGACCCGTGGATGGTCGTCGGCAGCCGGACCTTCGCCACCGATCTGCTGGCCCGGGTCGGCGTGCGCAACGTCTACGCCGACCACGCCGACCGGTATCCGAAGCAGGAACTGGCCGAGCTCAGGGCAGCGGACCTGGTGATCCTGCCGGACGAGCCGTACGTCTTCACGGCCACCGACGGCCCGGAATGCTTCGACGCCGACCGGGTTCGGCTGGTCAGCGGCCGGATGCTGACCTGGTACGGCCCCTCGCTGGCCACCGCCGTGCGCACGCTGCGCGGCCAGCTCGGGCTCGACTCAGACGGCCTTGCGTGA
- a CDS encoding HNH endonuclease signature motif containing protein produces the protein MELTREIENREPTGALFDLVVGVDPASLTQEQLVNFVGVARKVRAVCEWAEHEALNHIDDLTELAMATKVSEPALARSQEVAAALETHPALAERFRRGEIDLARFAAVWERTRHLSDPAQVAEVDQALAEEAAGMTRTQVCRKATALVAKADPDGYEQRCHKAKDDRQVGLSALPDGMAKLTWILPAAEAHQLFQQICADAKSLPKDERTTDQKRSDVLWDRLRGEHTNWNVRTFVTISMETLLGLTNDPGQLAGYGPIAAEAARELAMHGPFRGLLLDEYQQISAISTDTYRPTALMKETSVARAGGTCTAPGCTLPIQEHDHITPWPEGPTEATNLQGLCTWHHHRKHDNYTVTQDSDGTTHWITPAGRHHITRPLRH, from the coding sequence ATGGAACTCACCCGCGAGATTGAGAACAGGGAACCCACTGGGGCCCTGTTCGATCTGGTGGTGGGTGTGGATCCGGCGAGCCTGACCCAAGAACAGTTGGTCAATTTTGTGGGGGTGGCCCGGAAGGTGCGGGCGGTGTGTGAATGGGCCGAACATGAGGCCCTCAACCACATCGACGACCTTACCGAATTGGCGATGGCCACGAAGGTCTCGGAGCCAGCCCTGGCCCGCTCGCAAGAGGTCGCCGCCGCCCTGGAGACCCATCCTGCGCTGGCGGAGCGGTTCCGCCGGGGCGAGATCGACCTGGCCCGCTTCGCCGCCGTGTGGGAACGCACCCGCCACCTGTCCGATCCGGCCCAGGTCGCCGAGGTTGATCAGGCCCTGGCCGAGGAGGCCGCTGGTATGACTCGGACTCAGGTGTGTCGCAAGGCCACCGCCCTGGTCGCCAAGGCCGACCCGGATGGTTATGAGCAGCGCTGCCACAAGGCCAAAGACGACCGGCAGGTCGGGCTCTCGGCCTTGCCCGACGGCATGGCCAAGCTGACCTGGATCCTCCCCGCCGCTGAGGCTCACCAGCTGTTCCAACAGATCTGCGCCGACGCCAAGTCCCTCCCGAAGGACGAGCGCACCACCGACCAGAAACGCTCCGATGTGCTCTGGGATCGCCTGCGGGGCGAGCACACCAACTGGAACGTGCGGACCTTCGTGACGATCTCGATGGAGACCCTGCTCGGGTTGACCAATGACCCTGGCCAGCTCGCCGGCTACGGCCCCATCGCGGCCGAGGCAGCCCGCGAACTCGCGATGCACGGCCCCTTCCGGGGACTCCTGCTCGACGAGTACCAGCAGATCAGCGCCATCAGCACCGACACCTACCGGCCCACGGCGCTGATGAAAGAGACGTCCGTCGCTCGGGCCGGCGGGACCTGCACTGCCCCGGGCTGCACCTTGCCCATCCAGGAGCACGACCACATCACCCCATGGCCAGAGGGCCCCACAGAGGCGACCAACCTGCAAGGGCTCTGCACCTGGCACCACCACCGCAAACACGACAACTACACAGTGACCCAGGATTCAGACGGCACCACTCACTGGATCACCCCGGCGGGTCGCCATCACATCACCCGCCCCCTGCGGCACTAA
- a CDS encoding PP2C family protein-serine/threonine phosphatase: protein MHHDLDIRWDTASERNLRAVNADAVATRRDPSTGELVFAVADGIGDTQRSAEAARKAVAAAVATPVAQGAIQAVLAAQQALLLAEDDCVLIVAMPFTDRVSTGYRIAWVGDCRAYLWDDKTLHQLTSDQTVAAYLRSQLRPTTPRMEHIVTNTVRTTTTDQIGWTQVRTSGSGLLLATDGVHKVVPAIAMHRELTSSVRPAQALIEASAALGGRDNATAAVIDWTAARREPPPVPRQATPPLVHQ from the coding sequence GTGCACCACGATCTCGACATCCGCTGGGACACCGCCAGCGAGCGCAACCTGCGTGCCGTCAACGCCGACGCCGTGGCCACGCGGCGGGACCCAAGCACCGGCGAGCTCGTCTTCGCCGTCGCCGACGGCATCGGCGACACCCAGCGGTCGGCCGAGGCCGCGCGCAAGGCCGTCGCCGCCGCCGTGGCCACGCCGGTCGCCCAGGGCGCCATCCAGGCGGTGCTCGCCGCCCAGCAGGCCCTGCTGCTCGCGGAGGACGACTGCGTGCTGATCGTGGCCATGCCGTTCACCGACCGGGTCAGCACCGGCTACCGCATCGCCTGGGTCGGCGACTGCCGGGCCTACCTGTGGGACGACAAGACGCTGCACCAGCTCACGTCGGACCAGACTGTCGCCGCGTACCTCCGTTCTCAGTTGCGGCCGACCACGCCGCGGATGGAGCACATCGTCACCAACACCGTGCGGACCACGACCACCGACCAGATCGGCTGGACCCAGGTCCGCACCAGCGGCTCCGGCCTGCTGCTGGCCACCGACGGCGTGCACAAGGTGGTGCCGGCGATCGCCATGCACCGCGAGCTCACCAGCTCGGTCCGGCCGGCCCAGGCGTTGATCGAGGCCTCGGCGGCGCTCGGCGGCCGGGACAACGCCACCGCGGCGGTGATCGACTGGACCGCCGCACGCCGCGAGCCACCACCGGTCCCCCGGCAAGCCACACCGCCGCTGGTGCACCAGTAA
- a CDS encoding cobalt-precorrin-6A reductase — MVRTVLVLGGTTEARRLAEALAPVAELRVVTSLAGRVSRPHLPPGEVRIGGFDGVPGLLTWLRDEHVAAVVDATHPFAARITASAATATAELGLPFLVLRRPGWRAVDGDDWRWVDSVAEAAELLPSVGTRALLTVGRQELAPFVHISDVWLLARSIEQPNVPVRAMLARGPFTVESELDLLRAHDIDVLVTKDSGGDDAKLVAARRLGIPVVIVRRPLSPAVTVVSTVDQAANWVIYGHATVA; from the coding sequence GTGGTCAGGACCGTGCTCGTGCTGGGCGGCACCACCGAGGCCCGCCGGCTCGCCGAGGCGCTGGCCCCGGTGGCTGAGCTGCGCGTCGTCACGTCGCTGGCCGGGCGCGTGAGCCGCCCTCACCTGCCGCCGGGCGAGGTCCGGATCGGCGGCTTCGACGGCGTCCCGGGTCTGCTCACGTGGCTGCGTGACGAACACGTCGCTGCCGTGGTCGATGCCACGCACCCGTTCGCGGCGCGCATCACGGCCTCGGCGGCGACGGCCACCGCCGAGCTCGGGCTGCCGTTTCTCGTGCTGCGGCGGCCCGGCTGGCGTGCGGTCGACGGCGACGACTGGCGTTGGGTGGACTCGGTGGCCGAGGCCGCCGAGCTGCTGCCCTCGGTCGGTACGCGCGCATTGCTCACGGTCGGCCGCCAGGAGCTGGCGCCCTTCGTCCATATCAGTGACGTGTGGCTGCTGGCCAGGTCGATCGAGCAACCGAACGTGCCCGTGCGGGCAATGCTGGCCCGCGGCCCGTTCACCGTCGAATCGGAGCTCGACCTGCTGCGCGCGCACGACATCGACGTGCTCGTGACCAAGGACAGCGGCGGCGACGACGCGAAACTGGTCGCCGCCCGACGGCTCGGTATTCCGGTGGTGATCGTCCGGCGACCCCTCTCACCTGCGGTTACCGTGGTGTCCACAGTGGATCAAGCCGCCAACTGGGTGATCTACGGACACGCTACGGTTGCATAA
- a CDS encoding cobalt-precorrin-5B (C(1))-methyltransferase, producing the protein MSRDATGLRRGWTTGACATAATKAAYTALLTGTFPDPVEITLPKGQRPAFALAVESLADGSATAGIVKDAGDDPDVTHGALIRSTVSLGEAGSGVVFRAGPGVGTVTKPGLPLAVGEPAINPVPRQLMQGVVAEVAAAYGDAGDVVVEISVDNGEEIARHTWNPRLGILGGLSILGTTGVVVPYSCSAWIDSIRRGIDVARAAGHRHVAGCTGSTSERVVTELYGLPEDALLDMGDFVGAMLKHLRRHPVPRLTIAGGIGKLAKFADGHLDLHSGRSQVNHELLAALVTTAGGPPELIEAVRTANTALGALQLCQAEGLPLGDLVADRCRTVADDILAGGNPGARRSPSTSW; encoded by the coding sequence GTGAGCAGGGACGCGACCGGGCTGCGCCGGGGCTGGACGACCGGGGCATGCGCCACGGCGGCGACCAAGGCCGCCTACACGGCCCTGCTGACCGGCACGTTCCCGGACCCGGTGGAGATCACCCTGCCCAAGGGCCAGCGGCCGGCGTTCGCCCTCGCGGTGGAGTCGCTGGCCGACGGCTCGGCCACGGCCGGCATCGTCAAGGACGCGGGCGACGACCCGGACGTCACGCACGGGGCGCTGATCCGGTCGACGGTGTCGCTGGGCGAGGCCGGCTCGGGTGTGGTGTTCCGGGCCGGGCCGGGCGTCGGCACGGTGACCAAGCCGGGGCTGCCGCTGGCCGTGGGCGAGCCGGCGATCAACCCGGTGCCACGGCAGCTGATGCAAGGCGTGGTCGCCGAGGTGGCGGCGGCGTACGGCGATGCCGGCGACGTGGTGGTGGAGATCTCCGTCGACAACGGCGAGGAGATCGCCCGGCACACCTGGAACCCGCGGCTCGGCATCCTCGGCGGCCTGTCCATCCTCGGCACGACCGGCGTGGTCGTGCCGTACTCCTGCTCGGCCTGGATCGACAGCATCCGCCGCGGCATCGACGTCGCCCGCGCCGCCGGGCACCGGCACGTCGCCGGCTGCACCGGCAGCACGTCCGAACGGGTGGTCACCGAGCTCTACGGCCTGCCCGAGGACGCGCTGCTCGACATGGGCGACTTCGTCGGCGCGATGCTCAAGCACCTGCGCCGGCACCCGGTGCCGCGGCTGACCATCGCCGGCGGCATCGGCAAGCTGGCCAAGTTCGCCGACGGGCACCTGGACCTGCACTCCGGTCGTTCACAGGTCAACCACGAGCTGCTGGCCGCCCTCGTGACCACGGCCGGCGGCCCGCCCGAGCTGATCGAAGCCGTGCGGACGGCCAACACCGCCCTTGGCGCTTTGCAGCTGTGCCAAGCAGAAGGGCTTCCGCTGGGCGACCTGGTCGCGGACCGCTGCCGGACCGTGGCCGACGACATCCTGGCTGGCGGCAATCCGGGGGCGCGGAGATCGCCGTCGACATCGTGGTGA
- a CDS encoding GNAT family N-acetyltransferase, whose translation MPNFREKPVLAGETVVLRPVIADDAVDMLEVLADGDVLRLTGSHGTLSPDDVEPMRQWYGSRADHEDRLDLAAVDRASGRYVGEVVLNELDPNNNSCSFRIALGATGQNRGLGTEATRLVLGYAFERVGLHRISLEVYSFNSRARRVYEKVGFRAEGVLRDALLWEGQRFDAHVMSILAHEWAEHRGRPEAVESRKAV comes from the coding sequence ATGCCGAACTTCCGTGAGAAACCCGTGCTGGCCGGCGAGACCGTGGTGCTGCGCCCGGTCATCGCCGACGACGCGGTCGACATGCTGGAGGTGCTGGCCGACGGCGACGTGCTGCGGCTGACCGGGTCGCACGGCACCCTCTCGCCCGACGACGTCGAGCCGATGCGCCAGTGGTACGGCAGCCGCGCCGACCACGAGGACCGCCTCGACCTGGCCGCCGTCGACCGGGCCAGCGGCCGCTACGTCGGCGAGGTCGTGCTCAACGAGCTCGACCCGAACAACAACTCCTGCTCGTTCCGGATCGCGCTGGGGGCGACCGGGCAGAACCGCGGGCTGGGCACCGAGGCCACCCGGCTGGTGCTGGGCTACGCCTTCGAACGGGTCGGGCTGCACCGGATCAGCCTCGAGGTCTACTCGTTCAACTCCCGGGCGCGCCGGGTGTACGAGAAGGTCGGCTTCCGGGCCGAGGGCGTGCTGCGGGACGCGTTGCTGTGGGAGGGCCAACGCTTCGACGCGCACGTCATGTCCATCCTGGCCCACGAGTGGGCCGAGCACCGCGGCCGTCCCGAGGCCGTGGAGTCACGCAAGGCCGTCTGA